From a region of the Mycolicibacterium sp. MU0050 genome:
- a CDS encoding SDR family NAD(P)-dependent oxidoreductase gives MSQKWTEAQVPDQTGRVAIVTGSNTGLGYETARALAARGAKVVLAVRNVEKGNAAAAKIVGLSPRADVTVQPLDLGSLQSVRTAAAELKAAHPRIDLLINNGGVMYPPKQITADGFELQFGTNHLGHFALTGLLLDQIRDVEGARVVVVASIAHNIQAGINFDDLQWERSYNRVAAYGQSKLSNLMFAYELQRRLAAAGAPAIAVAAHPGISNTELMRHIPGSSLPGCRQFAGLVTNSPARGALATLRAATDPAVVGGQYYGPAGFRELRGHPVLVKSNKKSHDVAVQQRLWAVSEELTGVTFDI, from the coding sequence ATGAGCCAGAAGTGGACAGAAGCACAGGTTCCCGACCAGACCGGGCGCGTCGCGATCGTGACCGGCTCCAACACCGGCCTGGGATACGAGACCGCTCGGGCCTTGGCGGCCCGCGGCGCCAAGGTGGTGCTGGCCGTCCGCAACGTCGAGAAGGGCAACGCCGCGGCCGCCAAGATCGTCGGCCTCTCGCCGCGCGCGGACGTCACGGTACAACCGCTGGACCTCGGCTCGCTGCAGTCGGTGCGCACCGCGGCCGCCGAGCTCAAGGCCGCCCATCCGCGCATCGACCTGCTGATCAACAACGGTGGGGTGATGTACCCGCCCAAGCAGATCACCGCCGACGGCTTCGAATTGCAGTTCGGCACCAACCATCTGGGCCATTTCGCGCTGACCGGCCTGCTGCTCGACCAGATCCGCGACGTCGAGGGGGCGCGGGTGGTGGTGGTCGCCAGCATTGCGCACAACATCCAGGCCGGCATCAACTTCGACGACCTGCAGTGGGAACGCAGCTACAACCGGGTCGCCGCGTACGGCCAGTCGAAGCTGTCCAACCTGATGTTCGCCTACGAGCTGCAGCGCCGCCTGGCCGCGGCCGGCGCCCCGGCGATCGCGGTGGCCGCGCACCCGGGCATCTCCAATACCGAGCTGATGCGCCACATCCCCGGCTCCAGCCTGCCGGGTTGCCGGCAGTTCGCCGGGCTGGTCACCAACAGCCCCGCCAGGGGTGCGTTGGCCACGCTGCGGGCGGCCACCGATCCGGCCGTCGTCGGCGGCCAGTACTACGGCCCGGCCGGCTTCCGCGAACTGCGCGGCCACCCGGTCCTGGTGAAGTCCAACAAGAAGTCCCACGACGTGGCGGTGCAACAACGGTTGTGGGCCGTCTCCGAGGAGCTCACCGGCGTCACCTTCGACATCTGA
- a CDS encoding Na(+)/H(+) antiporter subunit C, whose translation MTPYILQLVLIGALVSCGVYMLLERNLTRMLLGLLLVSNGINLLILYSGGRSGNPPVYGRSSANETTTADPLAQAMILTAIVITMGVAAFVLALTYRSYRLTTAEEVADDIEDTSISKAAETADISDIDDIDDIDEAAITHPDTDEPDELDALPGREGSR comes from the coding sequence ATGACGCCCTACATCCTGCAACTGGTCCTGATCGGCGCCCTGGTCAGCTGCGGCGTGTACATGCTGCTGGAACGCAACCTGACCCGGATGTTGCTGGGGCTGCTGCTCGTGAGCAACGGCATCAACCTGCTGATCCTGTATTCCGGGGGTCGTTCGGGCAATCCCCCGGTATACGGGCGCAGCAGCGCCAACGAAACCACCACCGCCGACCCGCTGGCCCAGGCGATGATCCTGACCGCCATCGTGATCACCATGGGTGTGGCCGCCTTCGTGCTGGCCCTGACCTACCGCTCCTACCGGTTGACCACCGCCGAAGAAGTCGCCGACGACATCGAGGACACCAGCATTTCGAAGGCCGCGGAGACCGCCGACATCTCCGACATCGACGACATCGACGACATCGACGAGGCCGCCATCACGCATCCCGACACCGACGAACCCGACGAACTCGACGCCCTGCCGGGCCGAGAGGGGTCGCGATGA
- the pssA gene encoding CDP-diacylglycerol--serine O-phosphatidyltransferase produces MKPRIHPGQATRLLPSAMTVAAICFGLSAVKFALDGRYTESMAFLAVAAILDALDGRMARLLKATSKMGEEIDSLADAVNFGVAPALIVYAALLPEARIGWIVVLLYAVCIVLRLARYNAMLTGEQPEYEKQFFTGMPAPAGAIGAIGPLAAKMQFGDGWWTSEIAVSIWMIGVSLLVVSTIPMRKIHTFAIPPRMVVPLLALLAIGVAASIQYGYLVILAIIAAYVIHIPFAVRTKDWLSKHPEVWDDQPKQQRQARRAIRRANHPNRRLVRRRSSARLGLRRPGGP; encoded by the coding sequence GTGAAACCACGCATCCACCCCGGGCAGGCGACCCGACTGCTGCCCAGCGCGATGACGGTTGCCGCGATCTGCTTCGGATTGTCGGCGGTGAAGTTCGCCCTCGACGGCCGCTACACCGAGTCGATGGCGTTCCTGGCCGTCGCGGCCATCCTCGACGCGCTCGACGGCCGGATGGCGCGACTGCTCAAGGCCACCTCGAAGATGGGCGAGGAGATCGACTCGCTGGCCGACGCGGTCAACTTCGGGGTGGCCCCGGCCCTGATCGTCTACGCGGCGCTGCTGCCGGAAGCCCGGATCGGCTGGATCGTGGTGCTGCTCTACGCAGTGTGCATCGTGCTGCGGTTGGCCCGCTACAACGCGATGCTCACCGGCGAACAGCCCGAGTACGAGAAACAGTTCTTCACCGGCATGCCGGCCCCGGCCGGGGCCATCGGCGCCATCGGCCCGCTGGCCGCCAAGATGCAGTTCGGCGACGGCTGGTGGACCTCGGAGATCGCGGTGTCGATCTGGATGATCGGCGTTTCGCTGCTGGTGGTCAGCACCATCCCGATGCGCAAGATCCACACCTTCGCCATCCCGCCCCGGATGGTGGTCCCGCTGCTGGCGCTGCTGGCCATCGGCGTGGCGGCCTCCATCCAATACGGCTACCTGGTGATCCTGGCGATCATCGCGGCCTACGTCATCCACATCCCGTTCGCGGTGCGCACCAAGGACTGGCTGTCCAAGCACCCCGAGGTGTGGGACGACCAACCCAAGCAGCAACGGCAGGCGCGCCGGGCCATCCGCCGCGCCAACCACCCGAACCGTCGCCTGGTGCGGCGCCGGTCCTCGGCCCGGCTCGGCCTGCGCAGACCGGGTGGCCCGTGA
- a CDS encoding phosphatidylserine decarboxylase yields the protein MARRPRTSEAPRFDAAHFSQLVRSQVPPMHPAGIPFVGAGLAVAALGRRRRWVWTAGLAAAAANAAFFRHPPRVPPTRPGVVVAPADGQVCLIENATPPPELGLPDEPLPRVSIFLSVLDAHVQRAPISGEVVAAVHRPGLFGTADLPAASADNERNSLVIRTPEGAEVIAVQIAGLVARRIVCDARVGDKIDIGATYGLIRYGSRLDTYLPAGSKVLVSVGQRAVGGETVIAELP from the coding sequence GTGGCCAGACGCCCTCGCACGTCCGAAGCTCCGCGTTTCGACGCTGCTCACTTCAGCCAGCTTGTCCGTTCCCAGGTCCCGCCGATGCATCCGGCCGGCATCCCGTTCGTCGGCGCCGGCCTGGCCGTCGCCGCGCTGGGCCGGCGCCGCCGTTGGGTGTGGACGGCCGGCCTGGCCGCCGCCGCGGCCAACGCGGCCTTCTTCCGGCACCCGCCCCGGGTCCCGCCGACCCGGCCGGGGGTGGTCGTCGCCCCGGCCGACGGGCAGGTGTGCCTGATCGAGAACGCCACCCCGCCGCCGGAACTCGGACTGCCCGACGAACCGCTGCCGCGGGTGAGCATCTTCTTATCGGTGCTCGACGCGCACGTGCAGCGCGCGCCGATCAGCGGCGAGGTGGTGGCCGCGGTGCACCGCCCCGGGCTGTTCGGCACCGCCGACCTGCCCGCCGCCAGCGCCGACAACGAACGCAACAGCCTGGTGATCCGGACCCCCGAGGGCGCCGAGGTCATCGCCGTGCAGATCGCGGGCCTGGTGGCCCGGCGCATCGTCTGCGACGCCCGGGTCGGCGACAAGATCGACATCGGCGCCACCTACGGCCTGATCCGGTACGGATCGCGGCTGGACACCTACCTGCCGGCCGGATCCAAGGTGCTGGTCTCGGTCGGCCAGCGCGCCGTCGGCGGCGAGACCGTGATTGCCGAGTTGCCGTGA
- a CDS encoding Na+/H+ antiporter subunit A yields MLAVLFAHAVAATVAPLLVHRWGRRAFYPLALVPLLSLIWVVAYWPTTDNEGSGARHVRIEWVPELSMDIDLRFDTLAAIMSVLVLAIGALVLFYCGSYFHRRDGRMENRLPSFAAELVAFSGSMFGLVVADNTLLLYVFWETTTVLSFLLVGHYAERATSRRAATQALLVTTLGGLAMLVGIVILGEYTGTYLLSELVANPPSGLVIDIALILVLVGALSKSAIVPMHFWLPGAMAAPTPVSAYLHAAAMVKAGVYLIARMTPGFADAAPWRPMVVILGVLTMLLAGWRAVREYDLKLILAFGTVSQLGLITVLVGAGGGNLMLAGLTMLCAHAMFKAALFMVVGIIDHSTATRDIRRLAWLGDKAPWLFAIATLAAASMASLPPFLGFIGKEAAFETLLHSYALGPWAPYVLGGVVLGSLFTTIYSLRFLWGAFARKGLRGPSTRVADIHKPKFAFMVPPAVLALAGLGLGLMPAALESILAPYASTLPGGLDYHLALWHGFNLPLLLSVLVLAGGVAAFFYRARLRRNRIGYLPLGNADRIYDFTLRALDFLSIKLTGSTQRGSLPATQSTILITLVLLPVGVLLLGARDRPELALWDEPLQVIVGVLMLGGALGAALLRNRLAAVLLVGLTGYGCGAIFAFHGAPDLALTQFLVETLTLVVFVLVLRTLPAEAEMGQMRRFRLPRALLAVAVGATVTGLAAFAMAARSGRPIADLLPDAAYLRGHGSNTVNVILVDIRAWDTLGEISVLVVAATGVASLVFRNRRFGVAPRIADAGQPDIGMIATSYSPAVGDITWLRGSEYRDPRARSLVLEVATRLIFPLIMVLSAYFFFTGHNTPGGGFAGGLTAGLALVLRYLAGGRYELGEALPLDAGKILGVGLALAAGTAVGSLLLGAPPLSSALIEFDVPILGHIKFVTALFFDLGVYLIVVGLVLDVLRSLGARLDEEVSSWSHVPRMGSR; encoded by the coding sequence ATGCTCGCCGTCCTGTTCGCCCACGCGGTCGCTGCCACTGTCGCGCCGCTGTTGGTGCACAGGTGGGGGCGCCGCGCGTTTTACCCGCTGGCCCTGGTGCCGTTGCTGTCGTTGATCTGGGTGGTCGCCTACTGGCCCACCACCGATAACGAGGGCAGCGGCGCGCGCCACGTGCGCATCGAGTGGGTCCCCGAACTGTCGATGGATATCGACCTGAGGTTCGACACGCTCGCCGCGATCATGAGCGTGCTGGTGCTGGCCATCGGCGCGCTGGTGCTCTTCTATTGCGGCAGCTACTTCCATCGCCGCGACGGCCGGATGGAGAACCGGCTACCCAGCTTCGCCGCCGAACTGGTCGCGTTCTCGGGTTCCATGTTCGGCCTGGTGGTCGCCGACAACACGCTGCTGCTCTACGTCTTCTGGGAGACGACCACGGTGTTGTCGTTCCTGCTGGTGGGCCACTACGCCGAGCGGGCCACCAGCCGCCGCGCCGCGACCCAGGCGCTGCTGGTGACCACCCTCGGCGGGCTGGCCATGCTGGTCGGCATCGTGATCCTGGGCGAGTACACCGGGACCTATCTGCTCTCGGAGTTGGTGGCCAATCCGCCGAGCGGCCTGGTCATCGACATCGCGCTGATCCTGGTCCTGGTCGGCGCGCTGTCGAAATCGGCGATCGTGCCGATGCACTTCTGGCTGCCCGGCGCCATGGCCGCGCCCACCCCCGTCAGCGCGTATCTGCACGCGGCGGCCATGGTGAAGGCCGGGGTGTACCTGATCGCCCGGATGACGCCCGGCTTCGCCGACGCGGCGCCCTGGCGACCGATGGTGGTGATCCTCGGCGTGCTGACCATGCTGTTGGCCGGTTGGCGCGCCGTGCGCGAATACGACCTCAAGCTCATCCTGGCGTTCGGCACCGTGAGCCAACTCGGCCTGATCACGGTGCTCGTCGGCGCCGGTGGCGGCAACCTGATGCTGGCCGGCCTGACCATGCTGTGCGCGCACGCCATGTTCAAGGCCGCGCTGTTCATGGTGGTCGGCATCATCGACCACTCGACCGCGACCCGCGACATCCGCCGACTGGCGTGGCTGGGTGACAAGGCGCCGTGGTTGTTCGCGATCGCCACCCTGGCCGCCGCCAGCATGGCCTCGCTGCCACCGTTCCTCGGGTTCATCGGCAAGGAAGCCGCCTTCGAGACCCTGCTGCACAGTTACGCCCTGGGTCCGTGGGCGCCGTACGTGTTGGGCGGCGTCGTCCTCGGGTCGCTGTTCACCACCATCTACAGCCTGCGGTTCCTGTGGGGAGCGTTCGCCCGCAAGGGATTACGCGGCCCCAGCACCCGAGTCGCCGACATCCACAAGCCGAAATTCGCGTTCATGGTGCCGCCGGCCGTCCTCGCGCTGGCCGGGCTCGGCCTCGGGCTGATGCCGGCCGCTCTGGAGAGCATCCTGGCCCCGTACGCCAGCACGCTGCCCGGCGGCCTCGACTACCACCTGGCGCTGTGGCACGGCTTCAACCTCCCGCTGCTGCTGTCGGTGCTGGTGCTCGCCGGCGGTGTCGCGGCGTTCTTCTACCGCGCCCGGCTGCGCCGCAACCGGATCGGCTACCTGCCGCTGGGCAACGCCGACCGGATCTACGACTTCACGCTGCGCGCCCTGGACTTCCTGTCCATCAAGCTGACCGGTTCGACGCAGCGCGGTTCGCTGCCGGCCACCCAGTCGACCATCCTGATCACCCTGGTGTTGTTGCCCGTCGGGGTACTGCTGCTCGGTGCCCGGGACCGGCCCGAGCTGGCGCTCTGGGACGAGCCGCTGCAGGTGATCGTGGGTGTGCTGATGCTCGGCGGCGCCCTGGGTGCGGCGCTGCTGCGCAACCGGCTGGCCGCGGTGCTGCTGGTGGGCCTCACCGGGTACGGCTGCGGCGCCATCTTCGCCTTCCACGGCGCGCCCGACCTGGCGTTGACCCAGTTCCTGGTGGAGACGCTGACCCTGGTGGTCTTCGTGCTGGTGTTGCGGACCCTGCCCGCCGAGGCCGAGATGGGTCAGATGCGCCGGTTCCGGCTACCGCGCGCCCTGCTGGCGGTCGCCGTCGGCGCCACCGTCACCGGGTTGGCCGCCTTCGCCATGGCCGCGCGCTCCGGCCGGCCCATCGCCGACCTACTGCCCGATGCCGCCTACCTGCGCGGCCACGGCAGCAACACCGTCAACGTGATCCTGGTCGACATCCGCGCCTGGGACACCCTCGGCGAGATCTCGGTGCTGGTGGTGGCGGCCACCGGCGTCGCCTCCCTGGTGTTCCGCAACCGGCGCTTCGGCGTCGCGCCCCGCATCGCCGATGCCGGGCAGCCCGACATCGGCATGATCGCCACCAGCTACAGCCCGGCCGTCGGCGACATCACCTGGCTGCGCGGCAGCGAATACCGCGATCCCCGGGCCCGGTCCCTGGTGCTCGAGGTGGCGACGCGGCTGATCTTCCCGCTGATCATGGTGCTGTCTGCGTACTTCTTCTTCACCGGGCACAACACCCCGGGCGGTGGTTTCGCCGGCGGGCTCACCGCGGGCCTGGCGCTGGTCCTGCGCTACCTGGCCGGCGGCCGCTACGAACTCGGCGAGGCCCTGCCGCTGGACGCCGGGAAGATCCTGGGCGTCGGGCTGGCCCTGGCGGCCGGCACCGCCGTCGGCTCGCTGCTGTTGGGTGCCCCGCCGCTGTCCTCGGCGCTCATCGAATTCGACGTCCCGATCCTGGGGCACATCAAATTCGTCACCGCGCTGTTCTTCGACCTCGGTGTGTACCTGATCGTGGTGGGGCTGGTCCTCGACGTGCTGCGCAGCCTCGGCGCGCGCCTCGACGAAGAGGTCTCCAGCTGGTCCCACGTGCCGAGGATGGGGAGCCGATGA
- the glp gene encoding gephyrin-like molybdotransferase Glp codes for MRTVTEHQRVVAELITARPPVTLPLSEAEALVLAADVVAGLSLPGFDNSAMDGYAVRAEDVAAASADTPVKLPVAEDIPAGRTDPLTLKPGTAHRIMTGAPLPAGATAVVPVEATDAGTETVEIRAAAAAGRHIRRAGEDVTAGTTVLRAGQVVTPAALGLAAALGIGELSVRPRLRVLVMSTGTELVAPGTPLQPGQIYESNAVMLAAAVREAGADVVAAPMAGDDVDEFRAALQAHVGDSDLIITTGGVSAGAYEVVKDALGGQVDFVKVAMQPGMPQGAGFVVVDGPDGQRQVPIITLPGNPVSALVSFEVFIRTPLRAAMDLPAPGRPQSEAVLAERCTSPPGKRQFRRGVLDPATGTVTSYGPPASHHLRWLASANCLLEIPEDVTDIDAGAPVRVWVLGGE; via the coding sequence ATGCGCACCGTCACCGAACATCAACGCGTCGTCGCCGAGCTCATCACCGCCCGGCCGCCCGTGACGCTGCCGCTGTCCGAGGCCGAGGCCCTGGTGCTCGCCGCCGACGTGGTCGCCGGCCTCTCGCTGCCCGGGTTCGACAACTCGGCGATGGACGGCTACGCGGTCCGGGCCGAGGACGTCGCCGCCGCCTCCGCCGACACCCCGGTGAAACTGCCTGTCGCCGAGGACATCCCGGCCGGACGGACCGACCCGCTGACACTGAAGCCCGGCACCGCGCACCGGATCATGACCGGCGCACCATTGCCCGCGGGCGCCACCGCGGTGGTCCCGGTGGAGGCCACCGACGCGGGCACCGAGACCGTCGAGATCCGCGCCGCCGCCGCAGCGGGCCGCCACATCCGTCGCGCCGGTGAGGACGTCACGGCGGGCACCACGGTGCTGCGCGCCGGTCAGGTCGTCACGCCGGCGGCGCTGGGCCTGGCCGCGGCGCTGGGCATCGGCGAGCTGTCGGTGCGACCCCGGCTGCGGGTTTTGGTGATGTCCACCGGCACCGAACTGGTGGCGCCGGGCACGCCGCTGCAGCCCGGACAGATCTACGAATCCAACGCGGTCATGCTGGCCGCCGCGGTCCGCGAGGCCGGTGCCGACGTCGTCGCCGCCCCGATGGCCGGCGACGACGTCGACGAGTTCCGCGCGGCGTTGCAGGCCCACGTCGGGGACTCGGATCTGATCATCACCACCGGCGGGGTCAGCGCCGGCGCCTACGAGGTGGTCAAGGACGCCCTCGGCGGACAGGTCGACTTCGTCAAGGTCGCGATGCAGCCCGGCATGCCGCAGGGCGCCGGCTTCGTCGTCGTCGACGGGCCGGACGGGCAGCGGCAGGTGCCGATCATCACGCTGCCCGGCAACCCGGTGAGCGCGCTGGTGTCCTTCGAGGTGTTCATCCGCACTCCGCTGCGGGCCGCGATGGACCTGCCCGCGCCGGGCCGGCCGCAATCCGAGGCCGTGCTGGCCGAGCGGTGCACCTCCCCACCCGGCAAGCGGCAGTTCCGGCGCGGCGTGCTGGACCCGGCGACGGGCACCGTCACCAGCTACGGACCGCCGGCCTCGCATCACCTGCGCTGGCTGGCCTCGGCGAACTGCCTCCTGGAGATACCGGAGGACGTCACCGACATCGACGCCGGCGCGCCGGTGCGGGTCTGGGTCCTCGGTGGCGAATAG
- a CDS encoding AAA family ATPase yields the protein MSQLSLTARLNTSALDARRGVVRLHPEAVAALGIREWDAVSLTGARTTAAVVGLAGPGVPAGTALLDDVTLSNAGLREDATVVVAPVTVHGAKSVTVTGSGLATHSVTSATLRQALLGKVMTVGDTVSLLPRDLGPGTSTSAASAALAAAVGITWTSELLTVTAVDPAGPVSVQPNSVVGWGNGTPAQAQAPGSQTPPTEHALDDLKGAHTQAGKLTEWLKLSLDEPGLLETLGAPAHLGVLVTGPAGVGKATMVRTVCAQRRVVELDGPEVGALAADDRLRTVTEAVAAVRSGGVLLITDIDALLPAGADGRPEPVSSLILTELRGAVGTAGVAFVATSAVPDSLDGRLRAPDLCDRELGLTLPDAATRAQLLEVLLRGVPTDPDTGLELTEIAGRTPGFVVADLQALVREAALRAASRASADGAPPALTQDDLAGALTVIRPLSRSATEEVSVGSVTLDDVGDMVATKQALTEAVLWPLQHPDTFARLGVDPPRGVLLYGPPGCGKTFVVRALASTGRLSVHAVKGAELMDKWVGSSEKAVRELFRRARDSAPSLVFLDEIDAMAPRRGQSFDSGVTDRVVAALLTELDGIEPLRDVVVLGATNRPDLIDPALLRPGRLERLVFVEPPDTEARREILASAAKSVPLVTEGDQAVDLDAIATELDGYSAADCVALLREAALTAMRRSIDAADVTLADVQAARQTVRPSLDPIQVEALRAFADNR from the coding sequence GTGAGCCAACTGTCGCTGACGGCCCGGCTGAACACCTCCGCGCTGGACGCCCGCCGCGGCGTCGTCCGACTACACCCGGAAGCCGTTGCCGCCCTGGGCATTCGGGAATGGGACGCGGTGTCGTTGACGGGTGCGCGCACCACCGCCGCCGTCGTCGGCCTGGCCGGCCCGGGCGTGCCGGCCGGCACCGCTCTGCTCGACGACGTCACGCTGTCCAACGCCGGCCTGCGCGAGGACGCGACGGTGGTGGTGGCTCCGGTGACGGTGCACGGCGCAAAATCGGTGACGGTCACCGGATCCGGCCTGGCCACCCACTCGGTGACGTCGGCCACGCTGCGGCAGGCCCTGCTGGGCAAGGTCATGACCGTCGGCGACACGGTGTCGCTGCTGCCCCGGGACCTGGGCCCCGGCACCTCGACCTCCGCGGCGAGTGCGGCGTTGGCCGCCGCGGTCGGCATCACCTGGACCTCGGAGCTGCTCACGGTAACCGCCGTGGACCCCGCCGGGCCCGTGAGCGTGCAACCCAACTCCGTCGTCGGCTGGGGCAACGGGACCCCGGCGCAGGCGCAGGCGCCGGGCAGCCAAACTCCCCCGACCGAGCACGCCCTCGACGACCTCAAGGGCGCCCACACCCAGGCCGGCAAGCTCACCGAATGGCTCAAGCTTTCGCTGGACGAACCGGGCCTGCTCGAAACCCTGGGCGCCCCGGCACATCTCGGGGTCCTGGTGACGGGTCCGGCGGGCGTCGGCAAGGCCACCATGGTGCGGACGGTGTGCGCGCAGCGCCGCGTCGTCGAACTCGACGGACCCGAGGTGGGCGCGCTGGCCGCCGACGACCGGCTGCGCACCGTCACCGAGGCGGTCGCGGCGGTACGCAGCGGCGGCGTGCTGCTGATCACCGACATCGATGCGCTGTTGCCGGCCGGCGCCGACGGTCGGCCCGAACCGGTGTCGAGCCTGATCCTGACCGAGTTGCGCGGCGCGGTCGGCACCGCCGGCGTCGCCTTCGTCGCGACCTCCGCGGTCCCGGACAGCCTGGACGGCCGACTGCGCGCGCCGGATCTGTGCGATCGCGAGCTGGGCCTGACGCTACCCGACGCCGCCACCCGCGCGCAGCTGCTCGAGGTGCTGTTGCGCGGCGTGCCCACCGACCCGGACACCGGCCTGGAACTGACCGAGATCGCCGGGCGCACACCCGGTTTCGTGGTCGCCGACCTGCAGGCGTTGGTGCGCGAGGCGGCACTGCGGGCGGCCTCGCGGGCCAGCGCCGACGGCGCCCCGCCGGCCCTGACCCAGGACGACCTGGCCGGCGCGCTGACCGTCATCCGGCCGCTGTCACGCTCGGCTACCGAGGAGGTGTCGGTGGGGTCGGTGACGTTGGACGACGTCGGCGACATGGTGGCCACCAAGCAGGCCCTTACCGAGGCGGTGCTGTGGCCGCTGCAGCATCCCGACACCTTCGCCCGGCTCGGGGTCGACCCGCCGCGCGGCGTGCTGCTCTACGGGCCGCCCGGCTGCGGCAAGACCTTCGTGGTGCGCGCGCTGGCCAGCACCGGACGGCTGTCCGTGCACGCGGTCAAGGGCGCCGAACTGATGGACAAGTGGGTGGGCTCCTCGGAGAAGGCGGTGCGGGAGCTGTTCCGGCGCGCCCGTGACTCCGCGCCTTCGCTGGTGTTCCTCGACGAGATCGACGCAATGGCTCCGCGCCGCGGGCAGAGCTTCGACTCCGGGGTCACCGACCGGGTGGTGGCCGCGTTGCTGACCGAACTCGACGGCATCGAGCCGCTGCGCGACGTCGTGGTGCTCGGCGCGACCAACCGGCCGGACCTGATCGACCCCGCGCTGTTGCGCCCCGGCCGGCTGGAGCGACTGGTGTTCGTCGAGCCACCCGACACCGAGGCGCGCCGCGAAATCCTGGCCTCGGCGGCCAAGTCGGTCCCGCTGGTGACCGAGGGCGACCAGGCCGTCGACCTCGACGCCATCGCCACGGAGCTGGACGGCTACAGCGCCGCCGACTGCGTTGCGCTGCTGCGGGAAGCGGCGCTCACCGCGATGCGTCGCTCCATCGATGCCGCCGACGTCACGCTGGCCGACGTGCAGGCCGCGCGGCAGACCGTGCGGCCCTCGCTGGACCCGATTCAGGTCGAGGCGCTGCGCGCCTTCGCCGACAACCGGTAG
- a CDS encoding PH domain-containing protein, with product MRDPAYPPSRSAPVVWALGAAVPWLIFAFAQLIWFVLDGRWPWLHGLAALFTVLGAVISVVVAPLWRYRVHRWEISPQAVYTRTGWLTQERRIAPISRVQTVDTYRGPLDRLFGLANVTVTTASSAGAVHIVALDAPVADQVVAQLTDIAALGAHDAT from the coding sequence ATGAGGGATCCGGCCTATCCGCCCAGCCGCAGCGCGCCGGTGGTGTGGGCGTTGGGCGCGGCGGTCCCGTGGCTGATCTTCGCGTTTGCGCAGCTGATCTGGTTCGTCCTCGACGGCCGGTGGCCGTGGCTGCACGGGCTGGCCGCGCTGTTCACGGTGCTGGGAGCGGTGATCTCGGTGGTGGTCGCGCCGCTGTGGCGGTATCGGGTGCATCGCTGGGAGATCAGCCCGCAGGCGGTGTACACCCGGACGGGCTGGCTGACCCAGGAGCGGCGGATCGCGCCGATCTCGCGGGTGCAGACCGTCGACACCTACCGCGGCCCGCTCGATCGGCTGTTCGGCCTGGCCAACGTCACGGTGACGACGGCGTCGTCGGCCGGTGCCGTGCACATCGTCGCGCTGGATGCCCCGGTCGCCGATCAGGTGGTGGCCCAATTGACCGACATCGCCGCGCTCGGCGCTCACGATGCCACATGA